The following coding sequences lie in one Notolabrus celidotus isolate fNotCel1 chromosome 6, fNotCel1.pri, whole genome shotgun sequence genomic window:
- the LOC117814188 gene encoding proline-rich extensin-like protein EPR1 isoform X1, producing MGGNSPSHFSLEEGENGGVTFVKGIRLSDKVINRMKESGKATCPSFTQIESPPPPVNQTSTPVPAPSVEHLIPLLTPPPALFTTPQEAPSSAPSVEHAPPVKLVPPPPVKFHSLPLPSSGEPSAPPPPAEPKGSPVADPVVSAPLPLLPLTTPQVEAMVEPPPPAVAEPVIVTPVESFTTPHVEQETPPAPTIIETIAPYPPIELIPVDVPEPVAPSMPSDLVIETPPSAIEAVVAPSVDLVVPPLPVEPSPVAIAPPEPIAPSLPSEPTPPSVIEAVVAPSVEPVVLPPPVESAPIAVTPPEPLAPLLLSEPTPPSAIEPVVAPSVEAVVLPPPVESAPIAVTPPEPLAPFLLSELTPPSAIEPVVAPSVEPVVLPPPVESAPIAVAPPEPLAPSLPSEPTSSSAIEPVVAPSVEPVVLPPPVESAPIAATPPEPLAPSLPSEPTPPTAIEPPAALSFEPVVLPPPVESPPADVTPIEPLASSLPSEPTTPTAIEPVVAPSVETVVLPPPLAAVAAPEPEPIAPSLTSELVTPAPPNAIEVAPVAPSIEPVVLPPPVETPPASAASPEILAPSPPSEIETPTPPMIIEPAAVAPSVETLEPLVLSTPPVETVPSPAVESIPVEPITPPSPADTTPVEAAVIPPPEETSFVEPVVLPVVVEEVPLVMAPVVEAPPPCELVPPSPPPESVAAFDPLPEFSPPPCPSVELAVVPAHAPVSEPFVEPQAPPPPEPAPPVEEPRVIPTLPPVIEDEVPVVASVPPPAPALSLSPEEVEQKLRQRIKGDLQRSLEEEINLRRQELQRQLEEMRAQAASDAKAAAQAQVEEQVKKALDAEKPGYLENLKESIMRERMKTEDQRLMVQLYWMEVKAHQLEKRETALRKRDALYKEHITKLEAKCTEFYKVTAESYEKGKEDTHNRFKRTNIQPLCGDLQSQILKCYKENTGKTLSCSSIASAYMQCVDNAKKNKLSPGG from the exons ATGGGGGGAAACAGCCCGAGTCATTTCTCCCTCGAGGAGGGGGAAAACGGAGGAGTAACGTTTGTGAAGGGCATTAGG CTGTCGGACAAAGTCATCAACCGGATGAAGGAGTCGGGAAAGGCCACCTGTCCCAGTTTCACACAGATAGAAAGTCCTCCTCCACCTGTAAACCAAACCTCCACCCCAGTCCCTGCCCCCTCTGTGGAACACCTGATACCTCTTCTGACACCTCCGCCTGCTCTATTCACCACTCCTCAAGAAGCCCCATCCTCAGCTCCATCAGTGGAGCATGCTCCCCCCGTAAAACTCGTCCCTCCTCCACCTGTAAAGTTTCACTCCCTTCCTCTGCCTTCTTCTGGGGAGCCATCAGCCCcgcctccacctgcagagccAAAAGGTTCACCTGTTGCTGACCCTGTTGTCTCAGCCCCCCTTCCACTGCTACCTTTAACTACTCCACAAGTAGAGGCAATGGTGGAGCCTCCTCCACCGGCTGTTGCAGAGCCAGTAATCGTGACTCCGGTTGAATCCTTTACAACACCTCATGTTGAGCAAGAAACTCCACCTGCACCAACCATAATCGAAACCATTGCCCCATATCCACCCATAGAGTTGATTCCTGTAGATGTACCTGAGCCTGTAGCTCCGTCTATGCCCTCTGATCTTGTGATAGAAACACCTCCATCTGCTATCGAAGCTGTTGTAGCTCCCTCTGTTGACCTTGTTGtcccacctctgcctgttgagcCATCTCCAGTTGCTATAGCTCCACCTGAACCAATTGCTCCATCTTTGCCCTCTGAACCAACACCTCCATCTGTTATCGAAGCTGTTGTAGCTCCTTCTGTAGAACCTGTTGTCCTCCCTCCACCTGTTGAGTCAGCACCAATTGCTGTAACTCCACCTGAACCATTAGCTCCATTGCTGCTCTCTGAACCAACACCACCATCTGCTATAGAGCCTGTTGTAGCTCCTtcagtagaagctgttgtccTCCCTCCACCTGTTGAGTCAGCTCCAATTGCTGTAACTCCACCTGAACCTCTGGCTCCATTTTTGCTCTCTGAACTCACACCTCCATCTGCTATCGAACCTGTTGTAGCTCCTAGTGTAGAACCTGTTGTCCTCCCTCCACCCGTTGAGTCAGCTCCAATTGCTGTAGCTCCACCAGAACCATTAGCTCCATCTTTGCCCTCTGAACCAACATCTTCATCTGCTATCGAACCTGTTGTAGCTCCTAGTGTAGAACCTGTTGTCCTCCCTCCACCCGTTGAGTCAGCACCAATTGCTGCAACTCCACCTGAACCTCTAGCTCCATCTTTGCCCTCTGAACCAACGCCTCCAACTGCTATCGaacctcctgctgctctgtcatTTGAACCTGTTGTCCTACCCCCACCTGTTGAGTCCCCCCCAGCCGATGTAACTCCAATTGAACCATTAGCTTCATCTTTGCCCTCTGAACCTACGACTCCAACTGCGATCGAACCTGTTGTTGCTCCTTCAGTCGAAACTGTTGTCCTACCTCCACCTCTGGCCGCTGTAGCTgcacctgaacctgaacctatAGCTCCATCTCTGACCTCTGAACTTGTGACTCCAGCACCTCCAAATGCTATTGAAGTAGCACCTGTGGCTCCCTCTATTGAACCTGTTGTACTTCCTCCACCTGTGGAAACTCCCCCAGCATCAGCAGCTTCACCCGAAATTTTGGCCCCATCCCCACCCTCTGAAATTGAGACACCAACACCTCCAATGATTATTGAACCTGCTGCCGTTGCTCCTTCTGTTGAAACTCTTGAGCCTCTTGTCCTGTCTACACCACCCGTGGAAACAGTCCCATCACCCGCTGTTGAATCTATACCAGTTGAACCAATAACTCCACCCTCTCCCGCAGATACAACTCCAGTTGAAGCTGCAGTTATACCCCCTCCCGAAGAAACTAGCTTTGTTGAGCCTGTTGTTCTTCCTGTTGTGGTTGAAGAAGTCCCTCTAGTCATGGCCCCAGTTGTTGAAGCACCACCTCCATGTGAGCTTGTTCCaccttcacctcctccagaATCAGTGGCAGCGTTTGACCCTTTGCCAGAGTTTTCTCCTCCACCCTGTCCCTCTGTGGAGCTGGCCGTCGTTCCTGCTCATGCACCTGTAAGTGAGCCCTTCGTAGAGCCTCAGGCACCACCTCCACCTGAACCAGCTCCACCTGTGGAGGAGCCCAGGGTGATTCCAACTCTGCCCCCTGTAATTGAAGATGAAGTACCTGTTGTCGCCTCAGTGCCTCCACCTGCACCAG ctctgtctctgtctcctgaaGAGGTGGAGCAGAAGTTGAGGCAGAGGATCAAGGGGGACCTGCAGAGGAGTCTAGAGGAGGAAATCAACCTCAGGagacaggagctgcagagaca GCTGGAGGAGATGAGGGCTCAGGCTGCATCAGATGCCAAAGCAGCAGCCCAGGCTCAGGTAGAGGAGCAGGTGAAGAAGGCACTGGATGCGGAGAAACCAGGGTACTTGGAGAACCTGAAGGAGTCCATCATGAGGGAGCGCATGAAGACAGAGGATCAGAGGCTCATGGTGCAGCTTTAC TGGATGGAGGTGAAG GCTCATCAGCTGGAGAAGAGGGAGACAGCTTTGAGGAAGCGAGACGCTCTCTACAAGGAGCACATCACGAAACTTGAAGCAAAG TGTACTGAGTTTTATAAAGTGACTGCTGAGAGCTACGAGAAGGGCAAAGAAGATACTCACAATCGTTTTAA gcGCACTAATATCCAGCCATTGTGTGGagacctgcagagtcagatTTTAAAATGCTACAAGGAGAACACAGGGAAGACTCTGTCCTGCTCCAGCATTGCCTCTGCCTACATGCAGTGTGTGGATAATGCCAAGAAG AATAAATTAAGCCCTGGAGGTTAA
- the LOC117814188 gene encoding proline-rich extensin-like protein EPR1 isoform X2, which produces MGGNSPSHFSLEEGENGGVTFVKGIRLSDKVINRMKESGKATCPSFTQIESPPPPVNQTSTPVPAPSVEHLIPLLTPPPALFTTPQEAPSSAPSVEHAPPVKLVPPPPVKFHSLPLPSSGEPSAPPPPAEPKGSPVADPVVSAPLPLLPLTTPQVEAMVEPPPPAVAEPVIVTPVESFTTPHVEQETPPAPTIIETIAPYPPIELIPVDVPEPVAPSMPSDLVIETPPSAIEAVVAPSVDLVVPPLPVEPSPVAIAPPEPIAPSLPSEPTPPSVIEAVVAPSVEPVVLPPPVESAPIAVTPPEPLAPLLLSEPTPPSAIEPVVAPSVEAVVLPPPVESAPIAVTPPEPLAPFLLSELTPPSAIEPVVAPSVEPVVLPPPVESAPIAVAPPEPLAPSLPSEPTSSSAIEPVVAPSVEPVVLPPPVESAPIAATPPEPLAPSLPSEPTPPTAIEPPAALSFEPVVLPPPVESPPADVTPIEPLASSLPSEPTTPTAIEPVVAPSVETVVLPPPLAAVAAPEPEPIAPSLTSELVTPAPPNAIEVAPVAPSIEPVVLPPPVETPPASAASPEILAPSPPSEIETPTPPMIIEPAAVAPSVETLEPLVLSTPPVETVPSPAVESIPVEPITPPSPADTTPVEAAVIPPPEETSFVEPVVLPVVVEEVPLVMAPVVEAPPPCELVPPSPPPESVAAFDPLPEFSPPPCPSVELAVVPAHAPVSEPFVEPQAPPPPEPAPPVEEPRVIPTLPPVIEDEVPVVASVPPPAPALSLSPEEVEQKLRQRIKGDLQRSLEEEINLRRQELQRQLEEMRAQAASDAKAAAQAQVEEQVKKALDAEKPGYLENLKESIMRERMKTEDQRLMVQLYAHQLEKRETALRKRDALYKEHITKLEAKCTEFYKVTAESYEKGKEDTHNRFKRTNIQPLCGDLQSQILKCYKENTGKTLSCSSIASAYMQCVDNAKKNKLSPGG; this is translated from the exons ATGGGGGGAAACAGCCCGAGTCATTTCTCCCTCGAGGAGGGGGAAAACGGAGGAGTAACGTTTGTGAAGGGCATTAGG CTGTCGGACAAAGTCATCAACCGGATGAAGGAGTCGGGAAAGGCCACCTGTCCCAGTTTCACACAGATAGAAAGTCCTCCTCCACCTGTAAACCAAACCTCCACCCCAGTCCCTGCCCCCTCTGTGGAACACCTGATACCTCTTCTGACACCTCCGCCTGCTCTATTCACCACTCCTCAAGAAGCCCCATCCTCAGCTCCATCAGTGGAGCATGCTCCCCCCGTAAAACTCGTCCCTCCTCCACCTGTAAAGTTTCACTCCCTTCCTCTGCCTTCTTCTGGGGAGCCATCAGCCCcgcctccacctgcagagccAAAAGGTTCACCTGTTGCTGACCCTGTTGTCTCAGCCCCCCTTCCACTGCTACCTTTAACTACTCCACAAGTAGAGGCAATGGTGGAGCCTCCTCCACCGGCTGTTGCAGAGCCAGTAATCGTGACTCCGGTTGAATCCTTTACAACACCTCATGTTGAGCAAGAAACTCCACCTGCACCAACCATAATCGAAACCATTGCCCCATATCCACCCATAGAGTTGATTCCTGTAGATGTACCTGAGCCTGTAGCTCCGTCTATGCCCTCTGATCTTGTGATAGAAACACCTCCATCTGCTATCGAAGCTGTTGTAGCTCCCTCTGTTGACCTTGTTGtcccacctctgcctgttgagcCATCTCCAGTTGCTATAGCTCCACCTGAACCAATTGCTCCATCTTTGCCCTCTGAACCAACACCTCCATCTGTTATCGAAGCTGTTGTAGCTCCTTCTGTAGAACCTGTTGTCCTCCCTCCACCTGTTGAGTCAGCACCAATTGCTGTAACTCCACCTGAACCATTAGCTCCATTGCTGCTCTCTGAACCAACACCACCATCTGCTATAGAGCCTGTTGTAGCTCCTtcagtagaagctgttgtccTCCCTCCACCTGTTGAGTCAGCTCCAATTGCTGTAACTCCACCTGAACCTCTGGCTCCATTTTTGCTCTCTGAACTCACACCTCCATCTGCTATCGAACCTGTTGTAGCTCCTAGTGTAGAACCTGTTGTCCTCCCTCCACCCGTTGAGTCAGCTCCAATTGCTGTAGCTCCACCAGAACCATTAGCTCCATCTTTGCCCTCTGAACCAACATCTTCATCTGCTATCGAACCTGTTGTAGCTCCTAGTGTAGAACCTGTTGTCCTCCCTCCACCCGTTGAGTCAGCACCAATTGCTGCAACTCCACCTGAACCTCTAGCTCCATCTTTGCCCTCTGAACCAACGCCTCCAACTGCTATCGaacctcctgctgctctgtcatTTGAACCTGTTGTCCTACCCCCACCTGTTGAGTCCCCCCCAGCCGATGTAACTCCAATTGAACCATTAGCTTCATCTTTGCCCTCTGAACCTACGACTCCAACTGCGATCGAACCTGTTGTTGCTCCTTCAGTCGAAACTGTTGTCCTACCTCCACCTCTGGCCGCTGTAGCTgcacctgaacctgaacctatAGCTCCATCTCTGACCTCTGAACTTGTGACTCCAGCACCTCCAAATGCTATTGAAGTAGCACCTGTGGCTCCCTCTATTGAACCTGTTGTACTTCCTCCACCTGTGGAAACTCCCCCAGCATCAGCAGCTTCACCCGAAATTTTGGCCCCATCCCCACCCTCTGAAATTGAGACACCAACACCTCCAATGATTATTGAACCTGCTGCCGTTGCTCCTTCTGTTGAAACTCTTGAGCCTCTTGTCCTGTCTACACCACCCGTGGAAACAGTCCCATCACCCGCTGTTGAATCTATACCAGTTGAACCAATAACTCCACCCTCTCCCGCAGATACAACTCCAGTTGAAGCTGCAGTTATACCCCCTCCCGAAGAAACTAGCTTTGTTGAGCCTGTTGTTCTTCCTGTTGTGGTTGAAGAAGTCCCTCTAGTCATGGCCCCAGTTGTTGAAGCACCACCTCCATGTGAGCTTGTTCCaccttcacctcctccagaATCAGTGGCAGCGTTTGACCCTTTGCCAGAGTTTTCTCCTCCACCCTGTCCCTCTGTGGAGCTGGCCGTCGTTCCTGCTCATGCACCTGTAAGTGAGCCCTTCGTAGAGCCTCAGGCACCACCTCCACCTGAACCAGCTCCACCTGTGGAGGAGCCCAGGGTGATTCCAACTCTGCCCCCTGTAATTGAAGATGAAGTACCTGTTGTCGCCTCAGTGCCTCCACCTGCACCAG ctctgtctctgtctcctgaaGAGGTGGAGCAGAAGTTGAGGCAGAGGATCAAGGGGGACCTGCAGAGGAGTCTAGAGGAGGAAATCAACCTCAGGagacaggagctgcagagaca GCTGGAGGAGATGAGGGCTCAGGCTGCATCAGATGCCAAAGCAGCAGCCCAGGCTCAGGTAGAGGAGCAGGTGAAGAAGGCACTGGATGCGGAGAAACCAGGGTACTTGGAGAACCTGAAGGAGTCCATCATGAGGGAGCGCATGAAGACAGAGGATCAGAGGCTCATGGTGCAGCTTTAC GCTCATCAGCTGGAGAAGAGGGAGACAGCTTTGAGGAAGCGAGACGCTCTCTACAAGGAGCACATCACGAAACTTGAAGCAAAG TGTACTGAGTTTTATAAAGTGACTGCTGAGAGCTACGAGAAGGGCAAAGAAGATACTCACAATCGTTTTAA gcGCACTAATATCCAGCCATTGTGTGGagacctgcagagtcagatTTTAAAATGCTACAAGGAGAACACAGGGAAGACTCTGTCCTGCTCCAGCATTGCCTCTGCCTACATGCAGTGTGTGGATAATGCCAAGAAG AATAAATTAAGCCCTGGAGGTTAA